Genomic window (Candidatus Desulfofervidus auxilii):
TTGGGTGAAAGGATTGAAGTAACTCATCGTGCCTCTTCAAGAGAGACCTTTGCTAGAGGGGCATTAAGGGCAGCTAAATGGATTGTAAAACAAAGAGAAAATGGAATTTATGATATGCTTGATGTATTGGGATTGAAATAGGAGGCTAATATGGATTTTCCATTTGCAGAACGATTAAGACAATTGCCACCTTACCTTTTTGCTGAATTGGATAGGTTAAAAGAAGAGACCATAGCAAAGGGTGTTGATGTCATTGATTTGGGAGTTGGTGATCCAGATATCCCTACCCCATCACATATTGTAGAGAAATTAAAGAAAGCGGCAGAAAGACCAGAAAATCATCGTTATCCCAGTTATGTTGGGATGCTTTCCTTTAGACAGGCAGTAGCTGAGTGGTATGAAAGACGTTTTGGGATAAAACTTAATCCTAAAAGAGAAGTTTTAACGCTTATTGGCTCTAAAGAGGGAATTGCCCATCTGCCTTTGGCTTTCATAAATCCAGGAGATATTGTTTTAGTACCTACACCAGCTTATCCTGTCTATCATATTGGTACTATATTTGCTGGTGGTAAACCATATTTTATGCCCCTTCTTGAAGAAAATGGCTTTTTACCAGACTTGGATAAAATTCCTTCTGACATTGCTAGGAAGGCAAAGATAATGTTTTTAAATTATCCTAACAATCCAACAGCAGCAGTAGCTGAAACAGATTTTTTTGAAAAAGTAGTTGCTTTTGCAAGAAAATATGAAATTATGGTCTGCCATGATGCTGCTTATACAGAATTATATTATGACAATTATAAACCTATAAGCTTTTTAAATATTCCTGGAGCAAAGGATGTAGGAATTGAATTTCATTCTTTATCTAAAACTTATAATATGACTGGATGGCGAATAGGTTTTGCTGTAGGCAATGAAAAAATTATTTCTGGTTTAGGAAAGATAAAAAGCAATGTTGATTCAGGTGTATTTCAAGCAATACAGGAAGCAGGTATCACTGCTCTTGAGAGTGATGAATCTATTGTAGAAAAAAACCGCAAGATTTATCAAGAAAGACGCGATTTAATGGCAAATGGTTTAAAAGAATTGGGATTTAAATTAGATATACCTAAAGCAACTTTTTATTTATGGGTAAAAGTACCTGAAGGATATAGCTCAGAAAAATTTTGTCAATTATTGTTAACTCAAGCAGGTATTGTTGTAACACCAGGTCATGGATTTGGAGAACCAGGTGAAGGTTATTTTAGAATAGCTTTAACTGTTTCTATTCAGAGATTGAAAGAGGCTTTGAAACGCTTAAAAAATTTAAAATTTTATGCATAAGGCATTTATTGGCATAGGTTCAAACTTGGGTGACAAAAAGGCTTATTGTAAAAAAGCTCTTATTTTATTAAATGCCTTACCTAAAACAAAGGTAAAAAAAACCTCTTCTTTTTATTTAACAGAACCTGTTGGAGAAAAAGCACAACCTTGGTTTATTAATCTAGTTGCCTTTTTGGAAACAGAATTAAATCCTTATACATTATTTTTTTGGTTAAAGCACATTGAACATCTAATGGGACGCTTTCGCACTTGGGATAAAGGACCGCGTATTATTGATTTGGATCTCTTGTTATATGATGAATTGATAATAAATACACCAACCCTTACTATACCTCATCCTCGCCTTCATGAGCGAGGATTTGTATTAGCTCCTTTAGCTGAAGTTGCCATGGAAGAAAAACATCCAATTTTAAAGCAAAATATTAAACAATTGTGGTCAAAGTGTAAATATAAAGGATGGGTAATAAGAATAAAATGAGAATTATTTTTTATATATTATTAGCAGTTTCAATATATTATCTTTTGAAAAGTATATTTAAGTCAAAGCCTTCTGTTAAAAAAACCACAAGCAATTCTTTATGGCAAATACAAGATGAATTGGTAAAAGACCCTATGTGTGGTGTTTATATACCAAAGAAAAAGGCAACGGTTGCTAAAATAAAAGGCAGGGTTTACTATTTCTGTTCA
Coding sequences:
- a CDS encoding LL-diaminopimelate aminotransferase, with amino-acid sequence MDFPFAERLRQLPPYLFAELDRLKEETIAKGVDVIDLGVGDPDIPTPSHIVEKLKKAAERPENHRYPSYVGMLSFRQAVAEWYERRFGIKLNPKREVLTLIGSKEGIAHLPLAFINPGDIVLVPTPAYPVYHIGTIFAGGKPYFMPLLEENGFLPDLDKIPSDIARKAKIMFLNYPNNPTAAVAETDFFEKVVAFARKYEIMVCHDAAYTELYYDNYKPISFLNIPGAKDVGIEFHSLSKTYNMTGWRIGFAVGNEKIISGLGKIKSNVDSGVFQAIQEAGITALESDESIVEKNRKIYQERRDLMANGLKELGFKLDIPKATFYLWVKVPEGYSSEKFCQLLLTQAGIVVTPGHGFGEPGEGYFRIALTVSIQRLKEALKRLKNLKFYA
- the folK gene encoding 2-amino-4-hydroxy-6-hydroxymethyldihydropteridine diphosphokinase, which gives rise to MHKAFIGIGSNLGDKKAYCKKALILLNALPKTKVKKTSSFYLTEPVGEKAQPWFINLVAFLETELNPYTLFFWLKHIEHLMGRFRTWDKGPRIIDLDLLLYDELIINTPTLTIPHPRLHERGFVLAPLAEVAMEEKHPILKQNIKQLWSKCKYKGWVIRIK
- a CDS encoding YHS domain-containing protein, which encodes MRIIFYILLAVSIYYLLKSIFKSKPSVKKTTSNSLWQIQDELVKDPMCGVYIPKKKATVAKIKGRVYYFCSKKCMEEYKKQLEEKK